GTTCACACTCATAACCGCTTCCATCAACCCTTGTTGGTATACCACGTAGCCAATTCCCCTGGTCGCAACATTCTCAAACAATGAACCTGTGACAAGACAAACATTTCACAACATTTAACCGATAAATTATACGTAACTGCAATAAATTCGACCGCGATTCAAATCTCAAACATAAAATCATCCCATAAAGAATTGGAGAGAAAATGATAATTACATCTTCTGGACACGTCCATTTGGTGAACTGGTGAGGAAACTTTAGCTGATTGATCAATATTGCTAGAAATGGTTGATTGATCACTGGCGCTGCAAGCACTGTTTACAATCGTCAAACCCAAGCCTTTAGGGAGGGCTCGAGAGGCATAAGAAGAAggctttttccttttataaacGCCTGATTTCTCTCTATGTTTCCTAGCCGTGATCACATGCCAATGGTTCTTCAATGCATTATCGGTTCTACCATCGAAAAGCCTAGCAATCCTCGCCCATTTGTTACCATGCAGCCTATGTGCAACTAACAGCATTTCCTCTTCTTCCTCCGTAAAATTCCTCTTGTTAATTCTTGGATCAAGCTGGTTGAACCATCTTAATCTACAACTCTTCCCTGCCATCCATGCAAACAAAAACTAGTCTTcttttagcaaaaattttgaacttcaCAAAAGCTAATTCAGCTTACGTATACATACGTCGTGATGTACATGAAAGTTGATGTAAAGTTTAATGACTCATCACCTGATCTTCCTTCAAGATGTTCAGCTATCAAGTTCCAATTTTGAGGACCATAGTAAGTTACAAGCTCCATTAGCTTAGCATCTTCAGCTGGTATCCAATGGCCTCTAGAACAAAGTTTAGTGTTTCCACTTTTGCAACCAGAAACGGCACTGGAGTTCTTATTactttcatcttcttcaccatCCAAGTTCAAAGTCAGTCCCTTTTCTTCAACACCCCAAACCCCATTCTTTCCATCACAACCTGATGTTCTCATAGTTTCCCTGTTTTCTAATGGCTCAAAGCTCAAACATTTATTACTTTGTTCCATTGAAGGGGCCTGAAACCCCACTGAGACTTTATTGTATATTCCCTCAAAACTTAGGATAAACCCTGGAAACAAAAATCCAAGAAAATGAACTGTGGAGATGAAAGAAGCTATCTATCTATCTGAGCCATTTGaagggagtgtttgagaagaggaaaaagagaggaaagaaaaagaaaacaggaGGAAGAGTTGGTGGTAAACAAATGGATGGGAGTAGAGGAGAATCAGAAAGGAAAAACAAGGTTTAAAAGGTAAAATCTTTGGCTCTTTTCGCAGAATAAAAAGGAGAGCAGAACCCACACGATtcttcaataaataaataaattcaagtttaactttaaaattatggtctgaattttattttcaatttaacataGTTTAAGATCAAAGTTTAAAAACTTAAAGTGTATTGATAGTATATATGTATAGTAATACTGAATTAgcttttcaaagtttttaatcACATCATATCATTTGATTTAGTAATGTAACTACATTCATTTTGTGTACTTTCCTTATTTAATACGTAAATCATGGAAGTTAAgtagaatgaaaatatttttttactttaacatgtgCTTATGTTGAATCTTTTCTACTCATAGCGAAATCATTGTCACTTTTTATGCTTTcttagttattttatattttcattaaaaatttgagcattttatatgattgtattagtgtaaaattaatttattcttttacatattttacaattttataaaatctataattATTTAGTTAGATCATATGCGGTGCTCTATTCTGGTACGCCAATCATCatgcaagtaaatatttaattatttagttgtAAAAGATAAGGCTACTTGATAATTATTCCCATATTAGAGTATAAGCTTTAGAGATTAAGGgttaatttggacaaaaaattaaGTCCTAATATGAGAATAATTGCCTAGTTCGAACCCTATGTTTAGAGACTAACTTAGaaaaggtttaaataaaattctttactaaatatatatatttatttattaaatgtaagtttgaattcaaaaataagaaataaaaattctttttaaaattaaaataaaacaaaaacatattttcaaaaatcaaatgacGCGGAATATTCCCAAACTCAAGCATGGAAtggattttttatgaatttgaaaattttattttataactttcaaatatatagtcaaatggattttttttctaatttgtacttGATGTGTATATTGTATGTTTTTCTTTCATGGCAAATTATTGAGGATAAGGATAGGgattgaaaatcaaaatctatgGATAGTTTTTTTTCATACGTACATGTTCTATGAATAATCTAACGAAGAACAAAAAACCTAATATTGATGGAGACAATAAACCATGTATAGCATTGTGCTAGAAAATAATAcatcaaagaaaacaaacaaaaaaaaaaggatggtTAGAAAATATACACAGAAATTTAGTTAGGTCTTGTTTCAACTTTGAACAGAAAAGGACATAAAAAGCAGCCTTTGTTGAATGAGTagctaagaaaaaaaaaaaaaaacacatctTCCACCTTTGCTCTTAATAAATGGAATATTTGGATAATAAGACCAACGACCTTTCCAATCAAATGTTTCGAGTTTTGGCTCTGTTTCCAAAGTGATTGCTAGGATTCTTATAGATCTTGAATTAGGTCGGATCTAATTGTCGTCTGATTTTCTTTACTTTGTTTATTACCTTAGCACAAAGCCAACCTTCATTCatcattcaaaaaatattaaaatattaacacaattatattaatggttattttttataattatatttaaattattattaaattgtaaattgagttcatttgaatttaaattaagaaaataaaatttgatacaatattttaaagtaCTTTTCTTTTAGAACAAGCAATACTATGTGAGGAAAGATTATAGCactaaattatagtaaaaatagaataaaatcttaGATGGATCAATTAAAATTGGTGGCTAGGATATGTGTATATAGATAAACTTTGTTGATACATGGTATTAATGGAAGTGGAGAAAATGGGGATAAtgaagaagcaaagaagaagaagacaattTAGTGGCTTGTCTGGAGTCTCCCCCTAAATGGACTGCCTGAGGTTATTTGAATAATGGGTATTTCGGGTTTGATCCTGGATAGGgttgttatatattttattataattgtatAACAATTTGTTCTCCACTTTGTCGAAGAAGAGTTATAAAATGACTCTTCTAAGACAAATTTAGATGCGTGGAACGTGTAATTGGGGGCTTACTTCGTAAGTTTTAATACGAAACTTTACTGAGTAGGTTTCGTTGTCTAAAGGTGTGATACTAAAGTTAAAAGGAATGGTTCTAAAGAAACGAATCGTGTTGTAGAATACTACGAATTGTATTTCTTGTAAGTAAAAAATTATCTATCACCTTGTCGAAGAAATTAGCGAGCTTTAAAAATGATAGCTGCCAAATTAAATTAAGCGAACTGTTAGAATACCAAAGGTCGCAATCTTAAATTAGCAAACTATTTGGAGGCTACGATCTTAAATCAGCGAGCCTTAATGATatcaattgaaataataaattagtgaGCTATTTGGAGGCTGCAATATTAAATCAACAAGCCCTAGCGATATTAACTGTGATGTTAAATCAGTGAGCTGTTTAGAGGCTGTGACTCTTAAATCAGCGAGCTATTTAAAGGCTACGATATTAAATCAATGAGTCTTAGTGATATCAACTGTGATATTAAATCAGAGAGCTGTTTAGAGGCTATGATATTAAATCAACGAGCCCTAGTGATATCAGCTGCGATGTTAAATCAACGAGCTATTTGAAGGCTGCGATATTAAATTAGTGAGCGTTAGCGATATCAACTACGATGTTAAATCAATGGGCTGTTTGGAGGCTGCGATCTTAAATCAGCAAGCCTTAGTGATATCAGCTGCGATCTTAAATCAACGAGTTGTTTGGAGGCTGTGATCTTAAATCAACGAGCCTTAGTGATATAGCTGCGATATTAAATCAACGAGCTGCTTGGAGGCTGGGATCTTAAATCAATGAGCCTTAGTGATATAGGTGCGATCTTAAATCAACGAACTGTTTGGAGGCTGCGGTCTTAAATCAACGAGCCTTAGTGATATAATTGTGATATTAAATCAACGAGCTATTTGGAGGCTGTGATATTAAATCAACAAGCCTTAGTGATGTCAACTACGATATTAAATCAACAAGCTATTTGGAGGCTGCAATCTTAAATCAACGAACCTTAGTGATATAAGCAGTGATATTAAATCAGCAAACTCTTTGGAGGCTAGGATCTTAAGTCAATGAGCCTTAGTTAAATCAGCAGTGATCTTAAATCAGCGAGTTGTTTGGAGGCTACGATTTTAAATTAGTGAGCCTTAGTGATATTAGTTATGATCTTAAATCAGCGAGTTGTTTGGAGGTTGCGATCTTAAATCAGCAAGCCTTAGTGATATTAACTCTGATCTTAAATCAATGACCTGTTTGGAGGTTGCGATATTAAATTAGTGAGTCTTAGCGATATTAGCTATGATCTTAAATCAACGAGCTATTTGGAGGTTGCAATATTAAATCAGCGAGCCTTAATAATACCGGTTGCGATATTAAATCAGCGAGCTGTAAAACTAGTTTGAAGCAACGGGAAATAACACATAGCACATATGGGTCTTCTTGAAAATAGAACTTCTATCTCCTAGTTTTGAGGAAAGTAACAACAAAAAACCATGTGCATGTACAGAAAGATATATTAAAAAGCTAAATAAATTAGAGTTTAATAGTTTGATACAACCACTTTATGATTATTTGAACAATGTGTGATTTTGTCTTAACCAACTAGGTCTGAAATGtctaatttaaagaaatttattcaGAATGGAAGCaattatgaaaacaaaaagcacaggaagaagaaaaattgtACCAAAAATAACTTGTCCTCAAAATGGCTAtacacaaataaaacaaaaaattttaaaatacaaacaaaatcTAGTACCATTTAACTTGTCCAACTATGTTGGCAAGGCAGTTGCTTAATACATGTTGCTCCTTAATAGACAAAAACATTGAAGTAGTTAAATCTGTatcaaagataaataataatgttcacATTCAAATACTATCGTACATCATTATAGTAAATTGAACCTTGTATAGACATAAAAAGGGCTTCACCATTGAAGTCTATTACACTCAGTTGTCTACGATACTTCGCCTTAAAACTTAATACACCAGGCCAACTTACAGAACTTCCACAAAACTTAGTAACTTAGCAACAATTAAAAGCAACTTtccataacttttaaaaaatcattaatacaaaCAGGTTTAGAAAACGTTGAACATGCCTTAATCTAGGAAATGTTGCATGCTTTTATCTCACCTCTAACTCAATGCATATTAGAACACATCATTTTTAACTCAGATTCTATCTTGATACTCTAGtacagaaacataaaaatatttgctATAGTTGCATGTCCCATTCCAATAAACTTTCATGATTAAATGCTCATTTTCTTCTCTTCACCAAAACATTCATCACATCTTTTATAGATAATTATTGTTTGTAGGATGATTGGTTCGCTCCTAAAACTCATTAAACTAACTCTATAAGGCAACAATAAGCACAATGGTTCAACACTGCAAACTTAAAGCCATTAATTTTTCCTCATGTATGATTTTACAAACGAAAAGATAATATAAGCTAATTGGCATCttacaaacaaaatttttagtaaaattatggTAAAAACAAGAAAGCTATGACACATTAGAAATAGAAGAGAAATTCAAAACTTTAGCATATCCATAAAGAGAAAAGGACACAACACAAAGACAACGATTTTAGTATAACAACATCAACAACATTTGGAGCATGAGAAATGATTACTAATTCAAACAACCtcagaaaaacaaaaaggaaataaagagATGTGGGGTGTGGGAGCTTAAAAGGGATTAGAAATGGAAAACCATAAAACTGCAGTCAGTGCATGTCTCTTCTGTTGATGTCGTTCTCTTTCTCTCGACATCGCCCATCACCATTGAGTACTGTTGCTTCTTagctactattttttttaactagAGCTGGAGAACCCAAAGAGTTTGCCAACATTTGAAAAGATGATGACAGGAACCTCAGCATCACAGAGAACGGTGGACTTTTTTGGCGTGTTCGGTCCACGCTCACCACACCATTATTGATACACGGTATTAACGAAAATGGAGAAAAGGGGGATAATGAATaagcaaagaagaagaagacaatcTAGTGGCTTGTCTGGAGTCTCCCCATATGGGGTGTCTAAGGTTATTTGAATCATGGGTATTTCAGATTGGACCCCAAGTCaggttattatatattttattataattgtatAACAAACTTAATTCTTTATAGACTATAAAACTACAAAATTCTCCCATGCAAAATTATAAAACGTTGAGTTGTTGGTAGATTGTTAATTAAGTTACAATTGCATAAACAATTGAAAGTTTAAAATAgagattaacataaaaattGGTTCTGCAATATAAAAGATTTTCTTATGTCTGTGAGATTTTACTTAGAGAATAATTCACTATCAATAGGCAACAAAAGACATTATTTAAGTTCAACTCACTCACTGAGTTGTAACATCACTCCTACACGTCAATCTAAAATCACTCTCCCCACTAAGACTTTTCTCTTGAAAACTTAGCTAAAAACTAAACATAAAACAGTTTGTTTACaaataaattgactaaaaacaagttccaaaataatgaaaaaaattaagtgaGTTGTCTAATTTGTACATAATCAAGTGAGCAAGCCTTCTTTAAATAGGAATTATAAGCTTGCAAATCTTTAGCTAGTTTCAACATGATATCCTTGGAATTGTGCTTCGATAAGACTCTTATGTGGTATCAAATAAGCAAAGATTTTCAAGGATTGAACTTTTATAGAATCTGAATTTCTTCAATTTAAGGTAGcatggtaaaaaaataaatctttgaatAAAGTCTATATTCAACGAGATCCAATTTATAGAATTATTCCTCAAAATATTCAAAGtgatttaagaaataaaataagaatttttagtCAAA
The nucleotide sequence above comes from Gossypium raimondii isolate GPD5lz chromosome 13, ASM2569854v1, whole genome shotgun sequence. Encoded proteins:
- the LOC105784426 gene encoding transcription factor MYB54, translating into MEQSNKCLSFEPLENRETMRTSGCDGKNGVWGVEEKGLTLNLDGEEDESNKNSSAVSGCKSGNTKLCSRGHWIPAEDAKLMELVTYYGPQNWNLIAEHLEGRSGKSCRLRWFNQLDPRINKRNFTEEEEEMLLVAHRLHGNKWARIARLFDGRTDNALKNHWHVITARKHREKSGVYKRKKPSSYASRALPKGLGLTIVNSACSASDQSTISSNIDQSAKVSSPVHQMDVSRRCSLFENVATRGIGYVVYQQGLMEAVMSVNRSATSLDSNSEVSAAESVGTNWTSHFISGESCGNGNEKIPFIDFLGVGRAS